Proteins encoded in a region of the Cinclus cinclus chromosome 19, bCinCin1.1, whole genome shotgun sequence genome:
- the RABEPK gene encoding rab9 effector protein with kelch motifs isoform X1, with product MAPRALPLLQPGRRPRPGQWYRLSPRGERPRGRVGLGCLLLPGRVLLLGGADPSGAFADAHFVELGEGRAGPGLEPGPRPGPVPGPIACPPSTAPLRWVPAGWRGLRPRYEHATFLPATGPPRLWVFGGAQPAGNRSCVQVLDPEMGTWESPAVRGVQPQPRTFHTSSAAIGARLFVFGGGDKGAEPVKDQRLHVFDTATLTWSQPETHGDPPSPRHGHVVVAVGTKLFIHGGLAGDVFYNDLFCIDTNDMRWVKIPATGDIPGGRASHSSAVFQDHLYIFGGIGPDGTLDTTYKYHTGRQQWTLLQFESPLPSGRLDHAMCVIPWQAGSHGDTGDAPAGTEPPLPAGDKAEPLQQGPGEGCAEDTFVHLLFVFGGMDTQGQIHRDCLVTLIE from the exons ATGGCGCCGCGGGCGCTGCCGCTGCTGCAGccgggccggcggccgcgcccGGGACAGTG GTACCGGCTGAGCCCGCGCGGGGAGCGGCCCCGGGGCCGCGTGGGACTcggctgcctcctcctgcccggCCGCGTCCTGCTGCTGGGCGGTGCCGACCCCTCCGGGGCCTTCGCGGACGCGCATTTCGTGGAGTTGGGtgagggccgggccgggcctgGGCTGGAACCGGGACCGCGACCGGGACCGGTCCCGGGTCCGATCGCCTGTCCCCCGTCCACAGCCCCGCTCCGCTGGGTCCCTGCCGGCTGGCGCGGACTGAGACCGCGCTACGAACACGCGACGTTCCTGCCCGCCACCGGCCCCCCGCGCCTCTGGGTGTTCGGCGGTGCCCAGCCCGCGGGGAACCGCAGCTGCGTTCAGGTGCTGGACCCCG AAATGGGAACGTGGGAAAGCCCTGCAGTGAGGGGGGTGCAGCCACAACCTCGGACATTCCACACGTCCTCGGCGGCCATCGGAGCCCGTCTGTTCGTGTTCGGGGGTGGAGACAAGGGAGCAGAGCCGGTTAAAGACCAGCGGCTTCACGTGTTCGACACAG CCACCCTGACCTGGTCCCAGCCAGAGACTCACGGTGATCCCCCTTCTCCTCGGCATGGACATGTCGTGGTTGCAGTTGGGACCAAACTCTTCATCCATGGAGGTTTAGCTGGAGATGTTTTTTACAATGACCTATTTTGCATTGATACAA ATGACATGAGATGGGTGAAGATCCCAGCcactggggacatccctggagGACGGGCATCCCACTCCTCAGCAGTGTTCCAGGACCACTTGTACATTTTTGGTGGAATAGGTCCAGATGGAACACTGGATACTACATACAAGTATCACACAG gaaggcagcagtGGACACTCCTGCAGTTTGAATCTCCCTTGCCCAGTGGGAGGCTGGACCATGCCATGTGTGTCATTCCCTGGCAGGCTGGGTCACACGGGGACACAGGAGACgccccagctgggacagagccaCCTCTGCCAGCAGGTGACAAAGCTGAGCCCCTCCAGCAGGGCCCAGGTGAGGGCTGTGCTGAAGACACCTTTGTCCACCTGCTGTTCGTGTTTGGGGGGATGGACACACAGGGGCAGATACACCGGGACTGCCTGGTCACCCTCATTGAGTAG
- the RABEPK gene encoding rab9 effector protein with kelch motifs isoform X2: MAPRALPLLQPGRRPRPGQWYRLSPRGERPRGRVGLGCLLLPGRVLLLGGADPSGAFADAHFVELAPLRWVPAGWRGLRPRYEHATFLPATGPPRLWVFGGAQPAGNRSCVQVLDPEMGTWESPAVRGVQPQPRTFHTSSAAIGARLFVFGGGDKGAEPVKDQRLHVFDTATLTWSQPETHGDPPSPRHGHVVVAVGTKLFIHGGLAGDVFYNDLFCIDTNDMRWVKIPATGDIPGGRASHSSAVFQDHLYIFGGIGPDGTLDTTYKYHTGRQQWTLLQFESPLPSGRLDHAMCVIPWQAGSHGDTGDAPAGTEPPLPAGDKAEPLQQGPGEGCAEDTFVHLLFVFGGMDTQGQIHRDCLVTLIE, from the exons ATGGCGCCGCGGGCGCTGCCGCTGCTGCAGccgggccggcggccgcgcccGGGACAGTG GTACCGGCTGAGCCCGCGCGGGGAGCGGCCCCGGGGCCGCGTGGGACTcggctgcctcctcctgcccggCCGCGTCCTGCTGCTGGGCGGTGCCGACCCCTCCGGGGCCTTCGCGGACGCGCATTTCGTGGAGTTGG CCCCGCTCCGCTGGGTCCCTGCCGGCTGGCGCGGACTGAGACCGCGCTACGAACACGCGACGTTCCTGCCCGCCACCGGCCCCCCGCGCCTCTGGGTGTTCGGCGGTGCCCAGCCCGCGGGGAACCGCAGCTGCGTTCAGGTGCTGGACCCCG AAATGGGAACGTGGGAAAGCCCTGCAGTGAGGGGGGTGCAGCCACAACCTCGGACATTCCACACGTCCTCGGCGGCCATCGGAGCCCGTCTGTTCGTGTTCGGGGGTGGAGACAAGGGAGCAGAGCCGGTTAAAGACCAGCGGCTTCACGTGTTCGACACAG CCACCCTGACCTGGTCCCAGCCAGAGACTCACGGTGATCCCCCTTCTCCTCGGCATGGACATGTCGTGGTTGCAGTTGGGACCAAACTCTTCATCCATGGAGGTTTAGCTGGAGATGTTTTTTACAATGACCTATTTTGCATTGATACAA ATGACATGAGATGGGTGAAGATCCCAGCcactggggacatccctggagGACGGGCATCCCACTCCTCAGCAGTGTTCCAGGACCACTTGTACATTTTTGGTGGAATAGGTCCAGATGGAACACTGGATACTACATACAAGTATCACACAG gaaggcagcagtGGACACTCCTGCAGTTTGAATCTCCCTTGCCCAGTGGGAGGCTGGACCATGCCATGTGTGTCATTCCCTGGCAGGCTGGGTCACACGGGGACACAGGAGACgccccagctgggacagagccaCCTCTGCCAGCAGGTGACAAAGCTGAGCCCCTCCAGCAGGGCCCAGGTGAGGGCTGTGCTGAAGACACCTTTGTCCACCTGCTGTTCGTGTTTGGGGGGATGGACACACAGGGGCAGATACACCGGGACTGCCTGGTCACCCTCATTGAGTAG